Below is a window of Microcebus murinus isolate Inina chromosome 3, M.murinus_Inina_mat1.0, whole genome shotgun sequence DNA.
aacatttttaaagcagttttaataAGCAAGCATTTACCCAGAGCACATGTGCATGTTATTTAATTGTGACCACAATTCTGAAAAGCATTATGATCTTGATTTTCCAAATAAATAGAATGAGCCTCAGGAACCCTCAGGAGCTTGTTCAAAATCACCCAGCTATTAAATGATGTAGCTGGACCTCATTCCTGAGCGTCTGGCTTCAAACCGGAGACTCTTGTCCCCCTCTATTTGCAAAGGGCCTGTTTGTATGCCAGCTCTGTCTGGGCTTCCTCCTTCGTGTCCCACGATCACTGTAGCAGGGGCTTCCTGGCTAAGTTTctgagactgtgtgtgtgtgtgtgtgtgtgtgtgtgtgtgtgttccggGGGTTGGGTGGGGGGAAGGCACACTTTCAGTAGGAGGTATGCTCTGGTCTGAAAGGGGTGAAAGTTCTGACCAGGAATTTGGTATTAAAGATAACTGCGATTTAAAGCTCTGCCCTCCTGGTATAGATGGGCCCTGTGTTTAGCAGAGTACTTTGGTCTTTTTGGAGAAGCAGAGGTGAGCCTTGGACCCACAGGGGTGGGAAGAGATCAGGAGACATGAGATCCTTCCCAAAAGACAGCAGCAGGACTATGGGCATTGGGGACTGACAGCCAGACAGCGTTGGGGAATGGTCCCCAGCGAGGAGAGGGGTAGATCCCACATGACCTAGcagttagggaaaaaaaaagaaacagaggggCAGGGACCAAAGCAATAGCCCGGGGAGCCTGCCCTATGGCCGGGAAGTGTTTAGGACAGGGACAGCTCATATTCAGGGTCTCTTCTGTGATCCTTATTTGCTATTTCAAACCTTTTCATTCTTCTTGGTTTATTTTACGCCCCCCCCCTACACACATACACTATATGGGATTTTGTTGCTGTCACAGAGAGGAGGAGTGTGGGGACTTACAAGCTTTCTTCACACACCACAGGGAAACAGAGAGACACCCAATTTGTACCCCAGGACCCCCTTACTCCACGCAGGAGAAGGAATTGTTATTTTCCCAATTCATTCCACAACACAGAAGAAGACGACAAACTGGACATACAATTGAACTACGTAAACATGTTGCTAATTATGCTCATATATTAGAGCTGGTCTCCATTGCTGATTAAACCCCTAAGGGGGCACTCTGTGGattgtccccagcacctggggcTGCAGTACGGGAGGTGCTTGATGAAGAAGACTGTTGAATTAATAATCAGGCACTGGTGAGGGGGTGAAAAATATCCTTGCTTTAATGGAGCTTAAAATTTAGTAGGAAAATAGActtaaataagcaaacaaacagatATATAACATGTCAGAAGGTAATTgtttttaggaagaaaaacaaaggaaggtACAGAACAGTGACTTTCAGGAGTAGAAtgctatctctttttttttttttttatttttgagacagggtcacactctgtcatccaggctagagtgaagtggcatgatcatagctcactacagcctccaactcctaagctcaagtgatcctcttgcctcagcctcccgagaagcttaGACtgcaggtgcacatcaccatgcctggctaatttttctattttttgtagagatgggtattactattttgcccaggctgttcttgaactcctggcctcaagggatcttcctgcctcggcctcccagagtgctgggattacaggtgtgagccactgtgccagccctAGTCCCTACTGTAAGGTGTTCAGGGGAAGGCTAAAACATGCACACCTGGAGAGACCCCAGAGGTACTTATGCAAATCAGAGATCTGGGCCACAGGTCCTCATGGAGTTTAGAAGAGTGGGTTATTGAGGGCTAGCTAGCAGGGATGGTCCTCAATGTCTTCATGGAACAAGTTTCTCAAAAGCCTAGCTTTGAAGAGATTTTTGTAGGAATCAAGTGGTGCAGACAAGGAGAGAGAGCACTCCAAAGTGGAGCGTGGAGTGGTGAAGGTACACTTTAGAGTTAAAGGCCTGTTGCTGCCTTAGGATAAGCTAAAAATCCTTACCACTGCCTGCCAGGCCCAGCAGGATCTacctctcccctgctccctgtACTCCAAAGGCCTGTGTTGGAAGGAAAGCAAACTTCTATGACTTACAAGGAACACTGCCAAGGAGAGAAAGCAGCAAAGAGGCCAGTGTGACCCCATCATGGCTCAAGGAAGATGGGCCTTTGCTCTGGGACAAGCACATGTCCATCTCTTGGCAGGAAGCCCCTCGGAGAAGAGGTGGTGGACTGAGGTGGGGCAGCTGGAAGTCACTGGCCACTAGGATCTTTCCTCTGCTCTGACTCCAAGTTTTCTGAGCCACCCGACTCTGTGTCAACTGTCCGTGGGGAAAGGGTACAGGCATGTTTGTCCTCTGGACCGACCCCTTCTTCATAGTCATGAGTGTCCAGGGTTTTGGTCTATCTGTCTTTTGTGAGCTTTGTCCGCCACCAGCACAAGGAACTACACACTTCCCTCGCAGGCCTGCTGCCGGTTTCCGTGGTGAGTTCTGGCAAGGTGGGGCAAGGTGAGTTCCTTGGGGCGAGTGGGGTCAGGGTTAACTCCACTCAGCAGTCAATCTCGCAGGTGAGAGCAGGAAACAGGACCCCAGGAGGTGGGCTTTAATGCAGGCACAGAAGACCCTCAGGACTCCTTGGGCCTCACCCCTTGGAGAGGAGACATTGGTGGCAGACAACATTTATTGGCTACTGGTCAGGGCTCAGGCCCCACATGAACTTCATTAGGTAAATAGCCCAAATTATGGCTATATTACAGCTCCATTGACAGGTGAATGAAAACAAACTTTCCTTAgggcaaaaaacagaaaaatccagaTTTTCCTATGAGGTATTTAAAAACAAGCCCCTCACCAATCTGAGGGCATGAACTCAACGAATTGACTTCTCAAGATTCTTTCCAGAGCGGAGACAAAAGTCGTGGGTGGAAAATGCTGACCCCTGGTGGCCATTTCTTGCACTACTCTTTTATCTCCACATACAGGAGACCAAGAGGCTGATCTTCCCTCTTTTTAATCTTTCTCCCCAAACTCTTCTGAGAGAACTGGATGGAATATCAAGCATGTTGATATTTGTCACTGTGACTTAGGGATTTTAGAAATTTCAGGGGTCCAGAAGGTCTCACGGCCCAGGGATGCTCACATCCTTGTCCCACCCCAAGGCCAACCGCGACCAAgagaatcagaatctctgggcgGGGGGAGGCCAGGCATTTGTGTTTAAAAGCTCTGCTCTGCCCCTGAAGTTGAGCCTAATGCGAATGCAGATGCCACCCAGTCCCCTCCCTTCGTAACGGAGAAAATCGAGGCCTAGGGAGGGGAGGTCGCTTGGCCAAGGTCTCCCCACTAGTTGGTAGGGGAACTCTGACCTGTGAAAGCCTTCTAGACTTGAAATCAGTTTTGAATTTCCAAACAGTTGTTCTGGGATTCCACGGTGTCATAGTCAGTCGGGCCTAGAAGTGACAGAAAAGGCCACACTCCTCTTGGGTACTtgcctgtctccctgtctgtgcTTTTCTCTCCTACCGGAGCTCCTCCGGCCTCCTGGTCGCCCGTGCACTGCCTGCTGATTGTACAAAGGCCTCCCTTGAGCACGCTTCCCGGGTCTGGCCTTCCTGAGCCGTGTGCCCTGTCCTGTGTGGTGTGAATGAGCCAGAGACGGCCTCTTCTAGCCGGCCCCTCACTTGCTGATTTCTCCATGGCAGGCTGAGAGCAGACCCCTCAGCTCAAAGCCCTTCCCAGTGCCAAACTCAAACATCTGCACACCTGTTTTAAATGTAGCCCAAATAAGCAGAATTTTAGCCATTTAGAGCCTTCTTGCTTTGCATATCCTATGAAACTGTACCCATATCTGCTAGCCAAGGATAAGCCCAGCTCTGAAAACCCCAAGCCACTGCTGCCCTTTGGAGCTCTCTGACCCAGAGACTCCCCTCTGTGCTGCTGGGTAACATCACCTGGACACATAAGCCCCCCATCTAGCTCCCTTCTCCCCCGGAAGTCCCCttgtcctcctcccctcctgcctagGACCCCATTTCCACTCTGTAGCTTCTGAATAGACTCCTGCCATGAGGGGCGTACCACAATGCAAACTGGTCGAAGCTTCACCCCTAAAGCTTGTGTGTGCTACTGCCACCTCGTGGTCATTTCTTTTCCTGGATCAGCCCCCAAATCCCTGGAAGGCTTTACACCCTGGACTTTTTCCCTGTTTCCCTGTTTCCAGGCTTCCTTCATAACTTCCCTGGTCTGAGTCCTCAGTCTTCTCAAATTTGCTGGGCAATCTAGCAAATTAACTCCGAATGATATATCAGCAgccaattcatttattcaccgaatattcactgagcacttgGTACATGCCTAGCATTGGTCTTGGCACTTGCGATACATAGTAGAACAACACATGAAAATCTCTGCATGGGTTGGGCTGATATTCTAGTAGGATGATGAGAGCTTATCGTTTCTTCTCTTAGGAATATTTTACTGAACACTTTAATCCAGATAAGGAAGTGTTAAAAGTGTTAAAAGGGGAGTTTTCAGTATTGTCAATGAGCTAGTAGGATGGAGAGTAAGCTGGAGAAGACCTTAAACATGTTCTCCGGTTCCTTGCCTTTTAACTAGCCTAGTTCAGTTTGTTTTTAGCAATGAAATCTCCTCTTCAAACAAAGTCTTGTGGAAAGCCCAGGTTGTAACGCACAGAAAAGCAGAGGGCTCAAGTTCAAGGGATGGGTTGGGAACAAGTTCAAGCGATGGAGCCTGGCCCGCTTAGCCTTCCTTCCCTTGGGCTCCCCATTTCTGGGGACCTCAGAGACAGGGGTCCAAGAAGCTCATGGCCCAGCTGGGGCCTGACTCTCAGGCTCCAAAGCCCAAGTGCAGAGCAGACCCAACAGAACCTGTGCAGGAGGAAGGAGCCCACCCCTCGCTCACCCCACTCTGTCAGCCGAGGTGTGTTTGCGAAGCCATCACTCTTCTGGTCATGCACTCACACCTTATAGGGCCAAATTCAACACCCCACCCATTACCCTCATAATCCCACAGATGCCCCTTTCCTCACACCCCAGGGGCGCAAGTCTTTTTATGTTTTAGGCATCTTGAAATCATGAAATAAAACGTGAGCCTGCTGTTTGATTTTAGCCAAGTCACCTCCATCCTTGGGGCCTGTTCTTCATTTGTTCAAGGAGAGTGTTGCTTGCATGGGGGTTTTCCAAACACAGCTTCTTGGACCCCTTTCTCCAAGGCCCCTGGAAATGGGGAGCCCAACAGAAAACTGCCTAGCCACATCCATGCCCAGAAGCACGAGGTTGCCTGGACTCTAAAAATCCCTGGGTGCTCCTGtctgcccttccaccttccaggGACCAGCTCCCATCCAGCTTTCAGGGGGAACATGTCCTTGCTTCTCTCTGCACCCCCTGTCTCTACATCCCCCACACAGCAGCTCACTGTTGCCTGTTTTGGACTTTATAGAAATGCAATCACTCTCTACTCATGCCTTTGTGGTTCTCGTACGCACAtcatgtttgtgagattcatccattttcTTGGGTACAAGCTGGCTGTGGTTCATTCATTGTCTTTGCTCTCAAACATTGCATTATGTGCAGATGCACAATTTATGTGTTCATTCCTCTGTGATGGgcgtttgggttgtttccaggggAGGCGGTTGTGGGCAATGCTTTTCCACACCTTCCTGGCAGGGAGATTCACTCTCATGTTATCCAGGGACAGTGAGCCCCAGGGAGGAAAAGGACTCTTAGAGGAGAGGCAGCTAGGCCCCGACCCCTGGGGTGAGAAAGCCCTGTTGGCTTCCCCATCAGCACCGTATGCCCCAAGCCTGGCAAGGCCAAGGACATAGTCAACAAagcaaatgttttcaaggttttatTGTAAAACAGAGCTGAAGTCACAGCAAGTGGGGAACTTTGCACCCAACACATACAACACACATTCACTGAGTAGCTGCCAGGGGCCAGGCCAGGTGCTGGGCCCTGCAGGGACCTGAGACACATACAAGCCAGGGTCCCCGTTCCCTGGGCCCACAGCCTGGTCAGGAGACAGACAGAGGCACAGGCATCTGTCGTACGAGTCTCAGAGGGTCAGCAGTGCCACAGTGGACGGGAAGCAATTCATCACTCCCGGCAGAGGAGGAAAGGACTCCTGGGAGCCATGTCTGCGCAGTCCCTCGGGAGCTCGGGAACTTTGACAGGAGGCAAAGTGCTGCAGGCGGCTGTAGATCTGGAGTGGAGACGGAGCTCAGAGCCCGGTAGAGGGGTCTGGGCAGGGAGGCCCACAGCACGGGACTGTCTCAGAAAGGGAAAAAGTTAGGGGGCAATCACCTAACTGTAATCACCTACACTAACTTTTAATTTGTACAGGTTGGGATATTataaaaagaagggggaaaaacgAAAAGCTACCATCTACTTTCAccatcatttcacaaatgagggaACATTTTAAATCCCCTTCATCTTCTTCCAGAAAGGACATAGTCTGCAAATGAAGGGCTCTCCTTCACGTGGAATAGAGtttgcttaattttaaaaatcaagaaatcctCCATTTCCATTTTCCATAAACCCTTGAGAAGTTCCCCCATGGACTGGCATCAGTTTGTAAATCAGGGTGTGGGAGCCACTTGGTTGGGGGTCAAGCGCATGGCCTACTGGGTCTGGGGCACCACCGTGTGGGGCAGAGGAGAGCAGGGGGAGTCCATGCTAAGCAGGTAGCCTGGACTTTATTCTCTGAATGCAGAGGTGACACGGAAGAGCTTCGAGCGGGGGCTGCTGTCGTCCGATTTGCGTGTTAGAAAGACCACGCTGGAGGCAGCATGGAGGTTGGGTCAGTTCAGAGGCTGGAGACAGAGTCCTGCTACCAGGTCTCTTATGCCTCCTTCTGAGGGCTCCCCCTGCCAAGGCCACTCCTCAGTGGAGCcccagggcagggtggagagGAGGTCCCTGGAGTCATGATATGCCAGAAATGGGGAAGTGCAGGCCTGGTCAGTACTACTGGTCCTGCTGGAAGTAGAACTTGGTAACCGTGACGGACTCTTTGGGATTGTTGGTGAGGCTGACGGGCTGGTCGGCTTCCAGCGCCGTGCAGAGGAACCAGCCGGGGCAGGCAGCCGACTCGAAGGTGGTGGTGGGGCCGCTGTCTGAGCGGATGAAGGTGAAGCGCTTGTCCTGCTGTCTGTCCTCACTCAGGTCAGTGATGTTAACTGCCTGGAAGTCAAGAGATGGGCAGGTGAGAACTGAGGCCTGGGAAGTCCTGCGCTGCCCacctctccaccccccaccatGCAGAGTAAGTGGTGGGGTAAGTGCGGCCCTGGAGACCACTGCCAGGAGACCCCAGCTCCCAGGTTTCATAGGACAGCACTGACACAAAGTGGTGTCCTACAGTCACACCTTGATTTTGGGAAATCCAGGCACTCTGGCCACAGACCAGTAAGTCTGGTCAACACACGGCAGCATCAGCAGAGGCCAAGGCTTGTGGAGGCTGGTGCTTTGTCAGGTCTGAGCTTccaaggagagggaggggtggagagTCTTGCAGCTCATTCAACGTGTTACACCCAAAATCTTGGTCATCCCTACTCCACACAGAACAGGCAATTGCCCTCCAGAACCATGTCCCTGTACACTGGTGGAGGGACAGGCAGTACCACGGTCATGGCCATGAACATTTGGGTTAAGAGCATGTCCAACAAGCCCCTGAGACAAAGCCATTTTCCTCAGAGCTGGGTAGCCCATCAATACTACATGGAGTCATGGAGTGCAGGGCCCTGGATGGGACACTGAGTAATCAATGTGAGTAGATGAGGAGTAGAAGAGAGATCCTGAGGGTTGGCTTTGCTAGAAGAGGGCAGGTCCAAGGGGGTTGGGGGCCCTTGAGCAAGAGAGTAGCACATAGAGATTCAGGCCCGTGGTAGACTACAATGGGAATGGTGTCCAATGACTACACTGCCCAGCCTTCTCACCCTCAGGAAGTCCCTTCCATGTGAGTCTGGACCTGGCCACATGATGATGTGATGCAAGCAGAAGTTTAATAAGCGCCTGAACATTGAGGCTTATCTATTTGGAAAAGTTGCTCTCAAAGCCAACCGCCATGCTGTAAGGAAGCTCAAGCCAACTACTGAACCCAAGAGGCCACTTGGAAAGAAAGCCTGGAGGGTGAGAAACCATCTCAGCTGCCTCAACACCAGCCAAGTGCCCTGTCGAATACAGCCTCAGGAGTAGCCCAGCATGTTCTTCCATGTGGACCAGAACTGCCCAGTCAATCCTAGCCAATCCACAGAACTGTAAGAACAAATCGTGGTTGTTTTAAGCCGTTGGGTTGGGAGGGGGTTTGACAGGTCCTTACCTCCAACTGGAGTCTGATCTCATCGCCAGACTTGATACAGGACAGGCACAGCTTGCCTCCCTGGATCCCCAGGAACATAGCATGAGGCTTGATGGGCACCACGTCTATCTTTTCtagggaaggggaaaagggaggGCCAGGTTAACAGGGAGAAGAAAAGGTAGAGATGGTGAAGAGACCCTGgatatttttctgtctctccccaacTAAAACCCCAAGGTCAGAAGGACAGAAAGGTCCCATCTTCCTGGTCTGCATCCACACAGAGCAAACCAACCACACGGTCTAGTTACTCCTACAGGACTGCCATTCTAGATTCTGCTCCATGAGGTCTCTCCTCTCCCTCGCTTTTCCCAGGATACCTGTGCTCCAGGGCAGCAGGTGTGCTGCTGAGGGGCAGGGAAAACAGCACACGAGGTCATAAGTGGGGCTCCACGGAAGCCCAGGGGACTTTGAACCACCTCTCCCCCTTTGGGTCTCTGCCCTCATGTGGCAATAAAATTCTCAGCCTCTCTGTACTTCCAAAAGCTCATGATGAGAACCACCAGAAAGGCAGGAAAGGTGGGTTTCGTGCTCTTTCAGAGCAAGGCGAGGGGGAGACAGCAAGggagcagggtgggtggggagatgGACATAATGCCATCCCACTGTACCAAACAGGGAAGTGAAAACGCCTAGAAGGTCAGTGCAGAAAGAATTGCACATCCCATCACCCAACAGCCTTCATCTTactaaagagaaaactgaagaacAGAGTGGGTGGAGCTTGTCCAAGTTCATCTAGCTTGTTTAGAGCATGGGCCAGAATATGACTGAGTATGGAGTCCAGGAATAAGAGACATAGCCCAGCCTTAAATGTGATGTATTAATTTGGGGTGGGCTTAGGGTTTGAAGAACACAGGAGTATGGGAGGCTTAATAGGCACAGGGGAAGGGAAGGGTCAGTTTTATCTTCTGGGCCCCATCCTTCCTTGCTGTGCCCCTGGGACATTGTGCTTGTAGGCGGTGGCTCCTGACCTAGacactgccctccctgccctcctgaggCTGCCCTCATATGTGCTCTTTTAGATTTCAGGCCTCTCCAGCTTCAGACTCAGGTACAAAGACCCAACAGAGATTAGAACCTCACACCTAGGATTTGTGGGGGCAGACTGTGATGCCGCACACCCCAGGGGCAAAGGGGCCTGATGCTTATACAACGTTGGCTTTCCTGGCAACCACTCACCTtctaatttaatatttggtcCTTGCAGATATCCAGCAACTAGTTGGTTGTTCCTCAGGTAGAAGGTCTTCTGGTTTACATCCCAGATCCTGAAAAGCAAAAGGACCCGGCTGGAGTGGACAGCCACTGTGTGCCCGGCCCTGTGCTCAGCACCTTCTCACGGCCCCCAGAGCTCAAAGAATCTGCATCCAACTCTGCTGGGGCTGTGGTATTGTAGTATACCCATGCCTCAGGTGAGAAGACAGAGGCTGGCAGTGGTTAGGAGATGGGCCCGactcacacagctggtgagtggtgAGCTCACATTCTGTTCCTCTCCTCAGCTTGCCCCTCACCTCAGATTCCCAGGACAGGCACCTTCTGTTTCAGCAAAGCATGCTCAGAGCAGCACcctccaacagaactttctgggatgcagaaatgttctatatctgcactgtccaatatggtagccactagccacatgtggctacttagCTCTTGAAATGTGGGTAGTGAGACCAAGGATCCGaatgtttgattttcttctgtgttcattcatttaaatagtCACCTGAGACTGGTGGCTATCACAGCACAGAATTAGAAGTTTCAAGGGACAGAGCACCTTGCAGCTAACTCACTCCCAGCCTTGGAGTGGGAAGGTCTGTCCCTAGAGTCTTCCCTCCAGCAGCCGGTGACCTGCTCTGGGCACCGCAGGACAGCTGCCTCTGGGGACAAGTCAGCCTCCTCTCCTCGCTCATCCAGAGACCTTTTTGTGGCTCCCAGTCCTTTCTTCTTGGTAAAGGGCCTCTCTGGTTGAGAGCAGGCCTCAGAGCTGTGAGATGTGGCAGACAGAGCTCTGGCCAGGTGACCTGGGATCTGCCCCGCATCTCCTCACCTGCGAAGTGCGCTAACTACACCAACTTCATCAGGCAACCTCCATGGTGTCAGTGAGGGTGGCGGGCAGACCGGGGAGCCTTACGTGTGTACGCATTGGCCCTTTTGTGATTATCCTAGTTTCTAGATGAGTCTAGTCTGTGCATTGCCTCCTGGAGGCCTCCGGGGCATCTCCTGGAGCTCCTAGCTGATCAGAGGAGGCCCAGGCACACCGCGTGAAGCAATCTGGGAAGGAAGGGGCTTGCCACTCACACACTTAGAGTCCCGACCTGCAGCAGACCTTTCAGGCCAGAAAAACATGGCAGTCGGGGGGAGTCACTCCAACAAGGCTTCATGGCAGGGGTGTCACAGGGCAGAGGGCATGCGTAGATGACACTCTCATTTCTACCAGCATGACAGACTGTCATTTTTACAACAGCGATGGTGACGTCTCACAAAGCCCCAGATTTGATTTTAAACATCATAATAGTTTCCGGGCACTTTATAGATCACAGAACGTGGTTACACTATTGCCTgcacatttaatcttcacaaccaccctGTAAGGCACACTGGGAGTTCGGATGGACCTCATGTCACAGACGGGGAAACCAAGCCCCAGGAGAGGGGAT
It encodes the following:
- the IL1RN gene encoding interleukin-1 receptor antagonist protein isoform X2 — translated: MALETACRPPGRRPCKMQAFRIWDVNQKTFYLRNNQLVAGYLQGPNIKLEEKIDVVPIKPHAMFLGIQGGKLCLSCIKSGDEIRLQLEAVNITDLSEDRQQDKRFTFIRSDSGPTTTFESAACPGWFLCTALEADQPVSLTNNPKESVTVTKFYFQQDQ
- the IL1RN gene encoding interleukin-1 receptor antagonist protein isoform X1, which translates into the protein MDICRGLCGHLISLLLFLFYSETACRPPGRRPCKMQAFRIWDVNQKTFYLRNNQLVAGYLQGPNIKLEEKIDVVPIKPHAMFLGIQGGKLCLSCIKSGDEIRLQLEAVNITDLSEDRQQDKRFTFIRSDSGPTTTFESAACPGWFLCTALEADQPVSLTNNPKESVTVTKFYFQQDQ
- the IL1RN gene encoding interleukin-1 receptor antagonist protein isoform X3; its protein translation is MQAFRIWDVNQKTFYLRNNQLVAGYLQGPNIKLEEKIDVVPIKPHAMFLGIQGGKLCLSCIKSGDEIRLQLEAVNITDLSEDRQQDKRFTFIRSDSGPTTTFESAACPGWFLCTALEADQPVSLTNNPKESVTVTKFYFQQDQ